The Verrucomicrobiia bacterium DNA window TGGCGGCGCTGCCCCTCGCGCTGCCAGCCCAGGATGCGGCCACGGAAGAGCGGCTGAACCGGTTGCAGAACCAGATTGAAACCCTGCAACAAAGCAACGTGGACCTGCAAAAGAAGCTTTCCGACGTGCAGCAGGAATTGCAGGAGCTGCGGCAGCAGGTGGCCAAGCCGCCGGGCAATTTTGCCGACGCGGCGGACGTTAAAAACCTGGCTGACGCCATCAAGGAAGTGGACCGCAAACGCATGGCTGATCATGATCTGACGGTCGATGAACTCAAAAAGCTGCGCGCCATTTTGACGGATGCCAGCGCCCGGCGGACGAGCCGGCCGCCCGATGACACGCCGAAGACCGGCTCCACTTCGAGCGGTCCGGAACGGGGCTACGAATACGTGATTCAATCCGGTGACACGCTGTCGAGCGTGGTATCCGCCTACCGTGACAAAGGCGTGAAGATTACGGTAGAGGACGTGCTCAAAGCCAACCCCGGCGTGAAGCCCACGAGCCTGCGTGTGGGCCAGAAGATTTTCATCCCCGCGCAATGATTTCATCGGATGGCGCGCCTGCCTCAGCGCAATCCGAACAGCAGGACGATCACGGCCAGGGCGATCCGATACCAGCCGAACGCGGTGAAGGTGTGCGTCTGCACGTAGCGCAGGAGCCATTTCACCGTCACGAAAGAAACGACCGCGGAAACCAGGAAACCCAGGCCAATCATCGGCCAGTTTTCGGGCGGCGTATTGACGGCCGGGTGATGCAGGGACTTGAAAATTTCGTAGCCGCCCGCGGCCAGCATGGTGGGAATCCCGACCAGAAACGCAAACTCGGTGGCCAGAGGCCGGTTCAAGCCGAGCAGCAGCAGCAACACCATGCAGGCGCCGGAACGCGAGGTGCCGGGAAAGGCTGCCGCCAGCAGTTGCGCGAAGCCGACGGTGATGGCCATCAGCCATGTGACGGAACCGCTTAGCGGGCGCCCGCGGAGCCGGGCCTCGGCCAGCACAAACGCCACGCCGCCCACGATGAGCGCCGCGGCAATCGGCCAGACTGTTTCGGGGAGCTCCAGCCCGGCCTTCTTGAGCAGCAGCCCGCCAACGCCGGTGAGGAAAAACGCCGCGAGAATTTTCAGTCCGTAGTCCTGCGTGTCACGCCGCCGCCATTCAAACAGGAACTGGCGAAAGCGTGCCTTGAAGAGCGGAATCACCGCCAGCACGGCGCCGGATTGAATGACCACGTTGAACACTTCGGTCTGGCGCGGCAGCCAGTGCTCCGCCAGCAGCAGGTGAGCCGTGGACGAAACGGGCAGGAATTCCGTGATCCCCTCGATGATTCCCAGGATGGTGACAGCAAGCCAGTCAAGCATGCGCGGTAAAGACGCCAAAACGCCACCACAAACAAGCCGGAAATGCGCGGCCCGCGCCTTTGGCTATTTCGCCTTCTTGCCGAACAATCCGGCCAGGGGCGATTTTGCATCGTCCGCCTGCTGCTGCACCTTGAGCTGGCCCAAAATGGCGTGCCAGCCGATGTAAATGCGGTGCCACTGGCTTTCCATGTTGCGCAAGGCGCCGTCCTGCGACTCGGCCAGAAACCGGAGCGACGGGGCGGCGGCAATCAGGGCATGCACTTCCTCCTTGGTCGGCGCAGTGATTTCCATGGCGGCGAGGATCAATTCAAGTTCCTGGACGATGACACTTTTCACCTCCAGAAAATGGTTTTCGTCCTCGATGGTGAATTTCTTGGCGCGGGCGAGGTTGAGAAATTGATTAAACTGCTTCCAGCACTCGATGTAATTCTCCATGTGCTGGACAAGTTCTTCCAATGCTTTTGTGCTCATAAAGTTCGGGTGACGGCGTTGGTTGTGGCAAGGTTGACGGGAACGAGGAAAATCATGGCGCCGCCGCGCATTTCACGGGCGATGATTTTCAGGCTGGGAAAGTGGATGACCAGCTCCTTGAGCGGCAGTTCGGCCGCCGCTTCGGCAAACGTGGCCAGGACCTGCTTGGCAATCTCTGCCACGAGTTCCGCGGGGAACGAGGAGGGCAGGGTGGAGACCACCGTGCGGCCCGAGCGGTCCACGGTAAAGCTTCCCGACGGCAGCCGGACCATGGTCGGGGCGGTTGGTTTGCTGAATAGATTCAGGAAGCCCATAGCGCCGCAGCTTTCTTGGTCATTTCACGGACATCATTCGCGTCCAGCGAATGGCGCCAGCCGATGCAGAACCGCAGGTCGCCCCGTTGCGCGAGGCCCACGTGGCGTGACGAGCTCAAGCCCACGACCGATTCCGGCTGGCCGATTTGCAGCCGGTCGCCCAGGGCGGTGAGCCGGTCCAGCGTGTTCTTGGTCCACTTGGCCATGCCTTCCGGGTTTTCGAAGCCGCGGGCTTCCCGCGGTTTGCTCGAGCCTTCGGGCAGGGTGATGAAAAATTCGAGGTCGGCAAACTGAGCCAGGGGATCCAGCGCCCGTTTTTCCGCGCCACCTTCGCTGGCGGGCTGTTCGCCGCCGCGGGCTTCATCAATGGCCTGGGCGGATTCCAGCAGCAGCGCGTTGTAGGAAACCGTGATGGCCTGCGGATGGCCGGGCTCGGCGGGCAGCACTTCGAACGTGCCGGTCTTCCATGACAGGATGTGTTGAAAGGCTTCGTTGGCGCGCAGGTTTCCGGCTTCCGCGTCGTAGAGTTCGCCCTGGTTGATCCAAATCTTCCCGATCAACGGTCCGTTGGTGATGCGCAGGACGGAGGAGCTTTGCGAGAGGCATTCGAGTTGGATGATGTCCACCAGGCTTTTGCTGTGCACGCCCCGGAAGCCGGCCTGCTCCTCGCGCTCCAGCAGGGATTGGATGCAGTCCCGGAACATGCCCACCTCGCGTTCCGTGTTGGGCTTCTGCCAGAAGATGTCCACGCCCAGGGAATAAACGCGGGCACGGAATTGTTCGTCCACAACGGAGGTCAAAACCACGGTGCGCAGATCAGGCAGTTTGCGGCGGATGATGGACAGCAACTGCAGGCCGTCCATGCGCGGCATTTTGAGGTCGGTGATGAGCAGATCGAACGGCTCGGCCTCCAGCGCCGCAATGGCGCGGGCGCCGGAAACGGCGGTCTGCACTTCGGGATGGCTCGGCAAATTCGCGAGCAGCTCCCGATAAATCTCCAAAAATTCGGGATCGTCATCCACCAACAAGATTTTGCGCTTGGTCTCCATCGACACTGTTTTCGATGTCGCGACTCCTGGCCGTTGTTCCTCGCAGGAGGGTCTCGACGAAGCTTCCCTAGCAAAGCCCGTTCCCAAGCATCTTCCAATCACAGAAATCGGCGAATCCTCGCGGAGTTCAGGCGAAGACAATCAGTGACGGCCTCCGGAGAAGGTTGTGCGGTGCCGCCGGCCGGACCCAATGTGGACAGCCGCAGTCCACTGATGAGACAGAAGCAGCGTCTGAACAGGCGGCAAAAGCCCCATTGGTCACGGGGATTAGCCCAACTGGCGGGCTGGCGGGGCGTGCAGGTTTTCCCGGTTGCCGCTGGCATGGTTCGTGCAGACTCCAAATCCGCAGTCAGGCACGAATGGCACCGAAGCAGCGTTCGAGCGGGCATTTTGCGAGTCGGCCACGTGTTGGTATCAGCGAATACAACAACAAATTTAAGCGGACATGAAACTCTTCAACCTGATGAAAGGCATTTTCGGGAAGCCGGCCAGTGAACTGGAGGCGGCCGTTCCTGTTGATGCCGATTTCGGTGCCGCCGACGCGCCCGACGCCGTGTCACCTGCCACGGCGGAGGCCCCCGAAGCCTTAGCGCCGACGGCGATCATGGCGGAAAATCCTTTTACGGCGCCCGAACCGCGGAAAGCTTTTTTGCCCAAAGCCGCTCCCGTAGCTCCCGCTCCGGCGACCGTTCCGGCGGCCACGGTGAGCGTCAAGGGAGCAGAAATTGTGATTCCGCTGGCCTCGCTGATTGCGTCCTTCCCGGTGGAATTGCAGCAACGCGTGAAGGCGGACCGCATCGGCGAAAGCACGGTGAGTCTGCCGTTGGACAAAATCCTGCCCCAATTGGCGCAGGGATTGGTGCGCGTCTCCTTTGGCGAAATTCGTCAGGCGGCATCGGAAGCCTTTTTGGATGCCGCCGATCGTGATTTTTTAATGGTGACCCTGCCGTTGAATGAGTTGGTGAGCCGGATCGCGCCGACGTTGCTGAATTCCCGCTCGCGCCGGCAGATTGAAATTCCGGAAGAGATTGTCAGCCCGTTCGGTCCGGGTGGACATGGCCTGACCTTGAGCACGGAAAAGCCGAAACCTTCACTGGCGTTGCCGCCGCGGGGTGCGCGGCCCGCCGCCCCCGTTCCTCCGGCGGTGGATCCGCGCACCCGCGGCAACGTGACCTCGGTCAGCAAGCCGATCACGCCCGGCACGCCGCTGCCCACGAATTTGCCGAAGCCCGCACCGGCCGCTCCGGTGCGTCCCGTGACGCCTTCAATTTCCGCCTCGACGGGGGCGGTGCTGCCGGCGGTCAGTCAGCCTCCGGCCAACAAGCTGCCAGGCACCGGATTGCCCAAGCTGCCCACGCCGCCCGCGGCCAAACCGGTCAACGGCTCCAACGGAAGCAATGGTCATCATGGCGCCAATGGTCATGGTAACGGAAATGGCAACGGCGATGGGAATGGATTCCGGCTGCCTGCGGCCGCCCCGGCACCGACACTCGCCGATGCGAGTCCGTATTGCCTTTCGTTTGCCGCGTTGGGCGAGGCTTTGCCGGAAGCGCTCCGGTTGGAAATGGCGCAGTTGAATCTCGATGAGGCGTTGCTGGCACTGCCTGCCGATCAGGTTGAGGCCGGCTTGAAGAGCGGCAAGATTGCGTTCACCTGGAAACAGCTTCGCTCCTGGATCAAGCCCGCGCCGCTGCCGAGTGTTTCGGCCCACGACGGCATGGTGGTCAGTCTGCCGCTGGCGGTGATCGCACCCCTGTTCATGGCCCGCCAGAAGGAATTGGCCAACGGCAAGAAGCGGATCACGGTGGACGAGAAGATTCCGAATTTGTTCTTCGGTTTTCCGCAGGCCGAAGCGGCTCCGGGACCGCTGGTTCCCAAGGAGATGCCGGCCATGCCTGCGCTGCCGGCCGACACCAACTACTTTGTCTGGGATGACGAGAAGGAAGCGGCGAAGATGCAGGATACGTCGCTGTTCCGCGGTCCGTCGCCGAGCACAACCTTCATGTCGCGCAAGGCCACGCCGGCCGAGGTGGTGAAAAAGGCGTCCACCTTGGAAGGGGTTTACGGAGCGTTGGTGGTGTTGCCGGACGGCCTGCTGGTCGCGTCAAAACTCGATTCGAGTTTGAATGGTGACACGATCGCGGCCCTGATTCCGCAGATGTATTCCAAGCTCAGCGGCTGCACCAAGGAGCTGCGCATGGGCGAACTCAACAACCTCAAGTTTACCGTCGGCAATGTGCCGTGGAAGATTTTCCGCGTGAACGGCATTTTCTTCGCCGCCTTTGGACGGGCGGGTGAGCGGCTCCCCTCGGGGGTGCTGGCTCAACTCGCGTCAGAACTCGATTACAAGAAAGCGCAATAATATGGCTATCATCAACCAGGCTACCCGCGAATTACAGGTCAAGATCGTCTATTACGGTCCGGCGATGGGCGGCAAGACCACCAACCTCGTGCAGGTGCACGACCACGTGCAGACTGCGCAGGGCAACAAAGGCAAGCTCGTGTCGCTCGCGACAAGTTCCGACCGCACGCTGTTCTTCGACTTCCTGCCCATCGAGGCCATGTCGATCAAGGGCTTCAAGACGAAGTTCCAGCTCTACACCGTGCCCGGCCAGGTGATTTACAACACCACGCGCCAGCTTGTGCTGCGCGGCGTGGACGGCATCGTGTTCGTGGCGGATTCGCAATACGAGAAAATGGCCGAAAACGTGGAAAGCTTCCAGAACCTGCAGGACAACCTGAAGAGCTTGAAGCTGGACCTGGATGACATTCCCTACGTGCTGCAATACAACAAGCGCGACCTGCCCAACGTGGCGCCGGTGGAATACATGGATTTTCTCCTCAATAACCGCGAAGTGCAGGTGCCGTCGTTTACCGGCTGCGCCAACAAGTGCGAGGGCGTGTTCGAATCCTTGAACATGATCACCCGCATGCTCCTCCACAAGTTCGTCAATCAGAGTCAGCCGCAATACGCCTGATTATGGGCACGCTGCCACAACTCATCGAGGAGGATATTCTCCAAATCGATGCCGCGCTGCGCGAGTTGCTTGCCAAAAGCGAAGCCTCGACAGCGCTGGTCGCCGACAAGGGCGGGTTCCTCATCACCAGCCAGGGCAATGACCGTGACTTTGACCTGACCACGATTGCCGCGCTGGCCTCCGGCGCGTTCATGGCGAGCCAGAGCATTGCCAGCCTGGCGCAGGAAACCGGTTTCAACAGCACCTATCAGCAGGGCGAAAATTACAGCATTTTCATCCAGTGCGTGGATGACAACTGCCTGCTCCTGGTGCTGTTTCCCGCCGCTGTGGGCGTCGGGGCCGTGAAATACTTCGCGACCACCGCCTCCCAGAGGATCGCGCGCCAGATGCGTTCCGCTCAGGAGCGCGATCCTTCGGGCGGGCTGGATCTCT harbors:
- a CDS encoding response regulator — translated: METKRKILLVDDDPEFLEIYRELLANLPSHPEVQTAVSGARAIAALEAEPFDLLITDLKMPRMDGLQLLSIIRRKLPDLRTVVLTSVVDEQFRARVYSLGVDIFWQKPNTEREVGMFRDCIQSLLEREEQAGFRGVHSKSLVDIIQLECLSQSSSVLRITNGPLIGKIWINQGELYDAEAGNLRANEAFQHILSWKTGTFEVLPAEPGHPQAITVSYNALLLESAQAIDEARGGEQPASEGGAEKRALDPLAQFADLEFFITLPEGSSKPREARGFENPEGMAKWTKNTLDRLTALGDRLQIGQPESVVGLSSSRHVGLAQRGDLRFCIGWRHSLDANDVREMTKKAAALWAS
- a CDS encoding roadblock/LC7 domain-containing protein — protein: MGTLPQLIEEDILQIDAALRELLAKSEASTALVADKGGFLITSQGNDRDFDLTTIAALASGAFMASQSIASLAQETGFNSTYQQGENYSIFIQCVDDNCLLLVLFPAAVGVGAVKYFATTASQRIARQMRSAQERDPSGGLDLSVLNLADPSGLFKKREA
- a CDS encoding undecaprenyl-diphosphate phosphatase codes for the protein MLDWLAVTILGIIEGITEFLPVSSTAHLLLAEHWLPRQTEVFNVVIQSGAVLAVIPLFKARFRQFLFEWRRRDTQDYGLKILAAFFLTGVGGLLLKKAGLELPETVWPIAAALIVGGVAFVLAEARLRGRPLSGSVTWLMAITVGFAQLLAAAFPGTSRSGACMVLLLLLGLNRPLATEFAFLVGIPTMLAAGGYEIFKSLHHPAVNTPPENWPMIGLGFLVSAVVSFVTVKWLLRYVQTHTFTAFGWYRIALAVIVLLFGLR
- a CDS encoding LysM domain-containing protein, translating into AALPLALPAQDAATEERLNRLQNQIETLQQSNVDLQKKLSDVQQELQELRQQVAKPPGNFADAADVKNLADAIKEVDRKRMADHDLTVDELKKLRAILTDASARRTSRPPDDTPKTGSTSSGPERGYEYVIQSGDTLSSVVSAYRDKGVKITVEDVLKANPGVKPTSLRVGQKIFIPAQ
- a CDS encoding ADP-ribosylation factor-like protein, which codes for MAIINQATRELQVKIVYYGPAMGGKTTNLVQVHDHVQTAQGNKGKLVSLATSSDRTLFFDFLPIEAMSIKGFKTKFQLYTVPGQVIYNTTRQLVLRGVDGIVFVADSQYEKMAENVESFQNLQDNLKSLKLDLDDIPYVLQYNKRDLPNVAPVEYMDFLLNNREVQVPSFTGCANKCEGVFESLNMITRMLLHKFVNQSQPQYA
- a CDS encoding roadblock/LC7 domain-containing protein; translated protein: MKLFNLMKGIFGKPASELEAAVPVDADFGAADAPDAVSPATAEAPEALAPTAIMAENPFTAPEPRKAFLPKAAPVAPAPATVPAATVSVKGAEIVIPLASLIASFPVELQQRVKADRIGESTVSLPLDKILPQLAQGLVRVSFGEIRQAASEAFLDAADRDFLMVTLPLNELVSRIAPTLLNSRSRRQIEIPEEIVSPFGPGGHGLTLSTEKPKPSLALPPRGARPAAPVPPAVDPRTRGNVTSVSKPITPGTPLPTNLPKPAPAAPVRPVTPSISASTGAVLPAVSQPPANKLPGTGLPKLPTPPAAKPVNGSNGSNGHHGANGHGNGNGNGDGNGFRLPAAAPAPTLADASPYCLSFAALGEALPEALRLEMAQLNLDEALLALPADQVEAGLKSGKIAFTWKQLRSWIKPAPLPSVSAHDGMVVSLPLAVIAPLFMARQKELANGKKRITVDEKIPNLFFGFPQAEAAPGPLVPKEMPAMPALPADTNYFVWDDEKEAAKMQDTSLFRGPSPSTTFMSRKATPAEVVKKASTLEGVYGALVVLPDGLLVASKLDSSLNGDTIAALIPQMYSKLSGCTKELRMGELNNLKFTVGNVPWKIFRVNGIFFAAFGRAGERLPSGVLAQLASELDYKKAQ